One region of Mucilaginibacter gotjawali genomic DNA includes:
- the porM gene encoding type IX secretion system motor protein PorM/GldM — MAAAGKETTRQKMINIMYLVLLAMLALNVSETILDAFKTINDSLTASANNVGTSVQQLFKTFEQTRLKESPERAKPIYEKAKDAEKITQDLNDYIVDIKKELTEQGDGYDQSTGDLKERDNLDIGYNVMINKKRAFALKEKINDTREKLKQLLGSEDGKQVSFTLSADDPVNHSGSIRTWEELNFGEGVPLTATFTILSKIQADNKNAESEVVKKILGKMDQAVVNLDKFEAVAVAPTSYLIQGQPYKAQVFLTAYDSKANPEIQVDGSPINVSDGRGEYNVNTSREGVFSWKGTISVKQTDGSIKTYTTPEQQYMVARPSAVVSPDKMNVFYIGVDNPVSVSVPGIPSKNIRVSMSSGSLNGSGGKYIAKVYNPGALTVTVSAEVSPGKSQVLSSTKFRAKRIPDPVARFSGRSGGGVPTVALKAQDAIYATLDNFDFDTRFRITKFSMIIANPRESATVQVTNGNSLNDEMRASLNTIKPGSHVIFDNIIAVGPDGSPRQLAPVALTAN, encoded by the coding sequence ATGGCTGCTGCAGGAAAAGAAACAACCAGGCAAAAGATGATCAATATTATGTACCTGGTTTTATTGGCAATGCTGGCCCTCAATGTATCGGAGACAATTTTAGATGCGTTTAAAACTATAAACGACAGTCTTACCGCTTCCGCCAATAACGTGGGCACATCAGTACAGCAATTATTTAAAACCTTTGAGCAAACACGGCTCAAAGAATCGCCCGAGAGGGCAAAACCGATCTATGAAAAAGCCAAAGACGCCGAGAAGATAACCCAGGACCTGAATGATTATATCGTGGATATCAAAAAGGAGTTGACGGAACAGGGCGATGGTTACGATCAAAGTACCGGCGATTTGAAGGAACGCGATAACCTGGATATTGGTTATAATGTGATGATCAATAAAAAACGGGCCTTCGCGCTGAAAGAAAAAATAAATGACACCCGCGAAAAGTTAAAGCAACTTTTGGGCAGCGAAGATGGCAAACAGGTTTCGTTTACTCTAAGCGCCGATGATCCGGTTAATCATTCAGGCAGTATCCGCACCTGGGAGGAGCTGAATTTTGGCGAAGGCGTGCCCTTAACCGCTACCTTTACCATTCTTTCAAAGATCCAGGCGGATAACAAAAACGCCGAATCGGAGGTGGTAAAGAAAATCCTCGGGAAAATGGACCAGGCAGTTGTAAACCTGGATAAGTTTGAGGCGGTAGCCGTTGCGCCTACTTCTTACCTCATCCAGGGCCAGCCATACAAAGCACAGGTTTTTTTAACCGCTTATGATTCAAAGGCTAATCCGGAAATACAAGTTGACGGTTCGCCGATAAATGTGTCCGATGGCCGGGGTGAGTATAATGTCAATACCTCGAGGGAAGGCGTTTTTAGCTGGAAAGGAACCATATCGGTAAAACAAACCGATGGTAGCATTAAAACATACACCACGCCCGAACAGCAGTACATGGTGGCCCGGCCATCCGCAGTGGTATCGCCTGATAAGATGAATGTGTTTTATATTGGTGTGGATAACCCGGTTTCGGTGTCGGTTCCGGGTATTCCGTCGAAAAATATCAGGGTTAGCATGTCTTCCGGATCGCTGAATGGCTCGGGCGGTAAATACATTGCAAAAGTTTATAATCCCGGCGCTTTAACGGTTACTGTTTCAGCGGAGGTCTCGCCTGGCAAAAGCCAGGTATTAAGCAGTACTAAATTCAGGGCGAAAAGAATCCCCGACCCGGTTGCGCGGTTCTCAGGGCGTTCAGGAGGTGGGGTACCTACCGTGGCTCTAAAAGCGCAGGATGCTATTTATGCCACGCTGGATAATTTCGACTTTGATACACGCTTCAGGATCACAAAATTCAGCATGATCATTGCCAACCCGCGTGAAAGTGCAACCGTACAGGTAACAAATGGTAATAGTCTAAATGACGAGATGAGGGCCTCGCTGAATACTATTAAACCAGGTTCGCATGTCATTTTTGATAATATCATAGCAGTGGGGCCCGATGGTTCACCACGTCAGCTGGCGCCCGTTGCGTTAACAGCGAATTGA
- the porL gene encoding type IX secretion system motor protein PorL/GldL — translation MKKTKKINWLHIAISWGASVVILGAMFKINHWGGVMGTNMIGLGLTVEALMFFTLGFFPPVQDPEWEKVYPELAVDYDGALPVAGGRVVEMPTGQTAALDSLLKNADVTPEAINGLGEGLKRFTHKLDSINNIVDVSLATDDFSNKLQHAASKFDLLGIAFERASAGLAAIANSSNDANAYHQQVSKLTFNLSQLNSLYEAELNGADSNLRQINHFYQGLSNTLKNLNESADDSRLFKDEVNKLAKNISSLNVLYANMLSAMTQPRM, via the coding sequence ATGAAAAAGACTAAAAAAATCAATTGGCTGCATATCGCTATCTCATGGGGAGCAAGCGTAGTAATTCTTGGCGCCATGTTTAAAATAAATCACTGGGGCGGTGTAATGGGCACCAATATGATAGGGCTTGGCCTAACTGTAGAAGCATTAATGTTTTTTACGCTCGGGTTTTTCCCGCCTGTGCAAGACCCGGAATGGGAAAAAGTATATCCTGAACTTGCCGTTGATTATGACGGTGCGTTGCCGGTGGCCGGGGGCAGAGTAGTAGAAATGCCAACAGGACAAACAGCTGCACTTGACAGCCTGTTAAAGAATGCCGACGTTACGCCCGAGGCCATCAATGGGCTTGGCGAAGGTTTAAAAAGGTTTACCCATAAACTGGATAGCATCAATAATATCGTAGATGTTTCGCTGGCTACGGATGACTTTTCAAACAAACTGCAGCATGCAGCATCAAAATTCGACTTGCTGGGGATTGCATTTGAGCGGGCTTCTGCCGGGCTGGCTGCTATAGCCAACAGCAGTAACGATGCGAACGCCTACCACCAGCAGGTATCCAAACTAACTTTCAATTTATCGCAGTTAAATTCCCTTTATGAGGCAGAATTAAATGGAGCCGACAGCAACCTGAGGCAGATCAACCATTTTTACCAGGGCTTGAGCAATACCCTTAAAAACCTGAACGAATCGGCAGATGACAGCCGCCTGTTTAAGGATGAAGTGAATAAGCTGGCCAAAAACATCTCATCGTTGAATGTACTTTATGCCAATATGCTGTCGGCCATGACCCAGCCACGGATGTAA